GCAATCGGCAGCTTTGCAACTCATTCGCCGCCACGAAAAGTACGAAAGAATGTATTATTGCGGCTATATAGGTGAGGTCAAAAAAAACGAAGCGCATTTATTTGTTAATCTGCGCTGTATGCGTGTGTTGGATCAAGAACTGGCTCTTTTTGTAGGGGCAGGTATCACCGCCGGCAGCGATGCCCAAGCCGAATGGCGCGAAACCGAATGGAAAGCAGATACTTTGTTGAAGTATGTGTAACTGCGTTTTTGTTCGTAAAAAAAGTGCGGTAAAAATCAGTAAAGAGGAACTTGCAAAAAAGCCCCTCTTTGCCAATAAAAAAATTGTCATTTAATAAAAAATAATACTTCATTAACCTTTCGGGCGCAATTTGCGCACTTCGGCACCGGTTTGCCACAGTTCCGACTGACGTATTTCTTTGAGTTCCTCCTCCAAACGCTCGCGATAATCAGCTTTGCTGCCTTCGGCTATTACACGCGCCGCTTCTTTGCCGCTCGCCACACTGTCGTAGAGTTCTTCAAACAGCGGAGTGGTTGCCTCCCGAAATCTTCCTTTCCAGTCCAATGCGCCGCGCTGTGCCGTCACCGAAGTATTGGCATACATCCAATCCATACCATTTTCCGCTACCAAAGGCATCAGGCTTTGTGTGAGTTCTTCCACCGTTTCATTGAAAGCCTCCGAAGGCGAATGTCCTTTGGCACGCAGCACATTGTATTGCGCCTCAAACAAACCTGCCAGCGCACCCATCAAAATACCGCGCTCGCCCGTGAGGTCAGAATATACTTCTTTTCTAAAATCGGTTTCAAACAAATAGCCCGAACCAATACCAATGCCCAATGCCAGTACTTTTTCGCGGGCATTGCCACTGTAATCCTGATAAATGGCGTAGCTGGAATTTAAACCTTCGCCCTTTACAAAAAGACGGCGCAATGAAGTACCCGAACCTTTGGGTGCTACCAATACCACATCAATATCGGCAGGCGGCACAATGCCCGTTTGTTCGTTGAAAGTGATACCGAAACCGTGAGAAAAATAGAGTGTTTTTCCGGCGTTGAGCTGTTTTTTTACGGTTTCCCACGAAGCAATTTGTCCGGCATCGGAAAGCAGATATTGAATGATAGTAGCGCGGCGGCAGGCTTCTTCTACTTCAAAAAGTGTCTCACCTTCTACCCAGCCGTCAGCAAGTGCTTTTGCCCAGCTGTTGCCACCTTTGCGCTGCCCCACAATCACCCGAAAACCATTGTCGCGCAGGTTCATCGCTTGCCCGGGACCTTGCACACCATAACCGATAATGGCAATGCACTCATTTTGTAAGGTTGCCAATGCTTTTGACAACGGAAATTCTTCACGCGTAACGACATTTTCTAAAACGCCGCCAAAATTGATTTGTGCCATAATTTTATTTTATACTGATTGATGTTTTTTTTATGTAAAAAAAAGCAGCCAACAAATTATATTTTATCGGCTGCCTTCGCGGTTTTTTTGTGTTGGTGTGGAGCAAAAAAAGAAGAGTGTTTTTATTTCAAACCCAATTCTGCTTTTACCAAAGGCATTACATTGAGCGTAGTATCGGCATAGAGCAAAGCGGGAGCATCATAAATAAATATGTAGCCGTTTTTTTCGCCCACTCTTTTGATAGCTTTATTGGCTTTATCCAAAATCGGCGCATACAAACGCTCTTTTTCTTTCAAAAAATCGTTTTGCGAGTTGCCTTGCATTTGCTGCAATCGCTGCTCTATTTCGGCGAGTTCTTTCATTTTTGCCTCTTGCTGCACCGGAGTCATATCGCCGGCTTTTTCCTGTGCATCTTTCAGTTTATTCTGATAATCTAAAAAAGCCGTTTGCAAAGCTCCCTCGCTTTGGCGGGCGAAGGTTTCGAGTTTTTTGTCGGCGGCTTTTACGTCGGGCATCAGCGACAACAATTCCATAGAGTTGATATAGCCGTATTTGACACCGGCAGGCGGTGGCACAGAGGCAGCGGTCGTCTCCGAAGTGGAAGCAGGCGTTGTTTCTGCAACTGTGCTTTCGGCAGCAGGTTCGATAGTATGAGTACTGTCGGCAACAGTGGTATCAGTGTCGCTTTTTGTATCTTTTTGTTTGCAGGCAACAGTGGCAAGCATCATACAGCACAGCAACAATAGCCCGTTTTTAGAAAAAAATGTTTGCATTGAAAAAATTGATAAAATTTCGGCAAAGATACGCTAAATTGGATATTGACAAGGTGAAACTTTGTATAAAAAACAAAATAGAGTCTGTTTTTATATAAAAAAACAAGACTCTATTTAACTCGTTGATAAATGTACAAAACGAGTAAGAAAGAAGAAGTAGGTTTTGAAGAAAACTAACTGAGCCTTTAAATGTCCCGTTATGAGTTCTGCTTCAAAATTAGCTTCAACTTTGCTTGTAACAAAATACATTTTTTTTAAATTAAAATATATAATAACATATAAAATAACATCATTAACAAGCATTACTTGTTGATAATCAATACATTATAATCAATAATTAATTACAAAATATTTGTTTTTTCATTGTATTTTTTGCAAAAAAACTGAACACAAGCGCGTAAATTAAACTGTGCTAAAGTCAAATTTTGATATTGATAATCAGAAAGTTAAAAAAATTGACACTGTTTATTTTACAGACTGGTGCCTGCCTGCATCGTCCTCCCTTCAACCCTCGCCGTCCTCCCTTTGACCTGCAATTTGCTCCCTTTGACCCTCGGCATTGTGGGTGCAGACCTGCAATTTGCTCCCCTCTACCTCCAACGTCCTCCCTTTGACCTGCAATTTGCTCCCTTTGACCCTCGGCATTGTGGGTGCATACCTGCAATTTGCTCCCCTCTACCTCCAACGTCCTCCCTCTGACCTGCAATTTCCTCCTCCTTACCCTCGGCATTGGGGGTGCAGACCTGCAATTTGCTCCCCTCTACCTCCAACGTCCTCCCTCTGACCTGCAATTTGCTCCCTTTGACCCTCGGCATTGTGGGTGCATACCTGCAATTTGCTCCTATCTACCTCCAACGTCCTCCCTTTGACCTGCAAATTGCTCCCTCTGACCCTCGCCGTTGGGGGTGCGTACCTGCAATTTGCTCCTATCTACCTGCAAATTGCTCCCTTTTTAATTTTCAATTTTTAAAATTAATTCCCGACTCACACAATACAATGCAGTTAATCACGTTTATACTTTTGCAACCGAATTGGTTGCCTTGTAACCACTTCTTAAAATTTTTATTTGTTGTATGGCACAACATAATCAGATTTCGGCTTCGCTGAATGCTGCCGACCTGACGGAACTGCTCAAAGCCGTAGCAGTTATCAAAGAAAAACTGCCCTTCTTGGTGAACCTCACCCCCGAAGAGCGACAGTCTTATGCGCGTATGGGCGATAAATCGCTGGCTTTTGTTGAAAAATCTTTGGACTATGCCAAAGAAAATCCGCAATTGCTGCCGCCTTTTTTGAACGTGACGGAGTTTGAAAAAGACATGCTCCTCGTAAATGATTTGCGGCGTTTGCTGCGCCCGCTCACGGCAATTGTGGAAAGTATAGACGATACCGTGATGCTGGCGGGCAGCGAAAGCTATTCGGCGGCTCTGATTTTTTATCAGGCGGTGAAGATGGCGAAAATGATGAACATCGCAGGTACAGACAGCATTTACGAAGATTTGGCGAAGCGTTTTTCGGGTAGAGGTCTCAACGAAGAGGCTCCCGCACCGCCGCCAACCGAAGAGCCGGAGGTATAGGCTTTATGTTGAACTACCGACATCTCAAAGGTGTCGGTAGTTTTTTTGTTGTATAATACTATATTATTTATAATAGTAAGTACAGGAAAAATTATAAATTTGGGCTTTGAAAAAAGCAGATACTTCTAAAATGACTTTCACAGAAGCAAAACACGAGTTTGACACTAAATACGGAACGGCAACAGAATATGACTGTTTCCTAACCGAACATTTGACATTTGGACGTAAGACCAACTTCAAAAAGAAGAACGGAACAAAAAACGAGCAATATTACAAGTGGCAGTTTTTATATGCTATCATTCAATCAGGACTTTTTACAAAAGACTACATTGGTACAGAAGTACACTTTCCAAAAGGGAACAAATCTTCTGCACCATTAAAATTGGACGGAGCAATCTTTGATGACATTACTTGGTTTGATAAGTATAAAGATTACCACGAAAACGGAAATAATGAAAGTTTGGAATGGTTACGAGAACATTTAATAGTTTCGTTAGAGTTCAAAAAAGAAGACAACAAAAATGTTGCTGATGTTTGGGACAAACAACTCAAAGCATATCTAAACGAAAGTAGAAGACCGTTTTGTTTAGCTGTTTTATATGATACAGAAAGACTTTATTTATTCCGTAAACACAACAATAAATTTTTACGTTATAGCGAAGAATTTAACACAAAAGGTGAAGAAAGTAAAAGCAAAGAATTGGCTTTACATTTGCCCGACCCATACATAAATATTCCAAGTTTTGATGA
The window above is part of the Sphingobacteriales bacterium genome. Proteins encoded here:
- the ilvC gene encoding ketol-acid reductoisomerase; protein product: MAQINFGGVLENVVTREEFPLSKALATLQNECIAIIGYGVQGPGQAMNLRDNGFRVIVGQRKGGNSWAKALADGWVEGETLFEVEEACRRATIIQYLLSDAGQIASWETVKKQLNAGKTLYFSHGFGITFNEQTGIVPPADIDVVLVAPKGSGTSLRRLFVKGEGLNSSYAIYQDYSGNAREKVLALGIGIGSGYLFETDFRKEVYSDLTGERGILMGALAGLFEAQYNVLRAKGHSPSEAFNETVEELTQSLMPLVAENGMDWMYANTSVTAQRGALDWKGRFREATTPLFEELYDSVASGKEAARVIAEGSKADYRERLEEELKEIRQSELWQTGAEVRKLRPKG
- a CDS encoding OmpH family outer membrane protein → MQTFFSKNGLLLLCCMMLATVACKQKDTKSDTDTTVADSTHTIEPAAESTVAETTPASTSETTAASVPPPAGVKYGYINSMELLSLMPDVKAADKKLETFARQSEGALQTAFLDYQNKLKDAQEKAGDMTPVQQEAKMKELAEIEQRLQQMQGNSQNDFLKEKERLYAPILDKANKAIKRVGEKNGYIFIYDAPALLYADTTLNVMPLVKAELGLK